Proteins from a genomic interval of Helicoverpa zea isolate HzStark_Cry1AcR chromosome 13, ilHelZeax1.1, whole genome shotgun sequence:
- the LOC124635572 gene encoding GDP-Man:Man(3)GlcNAc(2)-PP-Dol alpha-1,2-mannosyltransferase: MLLLFISLIVLPLIFIGFLIFITFVLVPFAFIFASWYMRIKERKLTRRKRDGANVAFFHPYCNAGGGGERVLWVAIKAVLARYPDSNIHIYTVETAEPQTIIDRAQNQFNVKVDKTKINFIRLSMRRAIEAKTYPYFTLLLQSLGSMILGLEAFMKLNPDIYIDTTGFAFTFPIFRYLAQCPVGCYVHYPTITGAMMRRVKHRIVSYNNNSLIARNPLFTWMKLLYYKIFGWLYGVVGRCADVVMANGTWTEDHLNELWCCPLNTFRVYPPCEVSELKQLRSLVKESDPIRILSVAQFRPEKDHPLMLQAMYELRNLLVKNEMLWNKIKLVLVGSCRNAEDEERVQNLKDLAKHLSLEASVEFVVNAPYARLLQMYQTSSLAIHAMWNEHFGISVVECMAAGLITIAHRSGGPLCDIVETAQASRTGFLAAEPDEYARAILEVIALSSDERKRIVEAARASVDRFSTMEFEKSFLRAAEPLMNLE; encoded by the exons ATGCTACTTTTATtcat TTCCTTAATAGTTCTACCGCTAATATTCATCGGCTTCCTGATCTTTATAACCTTCGTGCTAGTGCCTTTCGCCTTCATCTTCGCGTCATGGTATATGAGGATCAAGGAGCGGAAGCTGACGCGTCGTAAGAGAGACGGGGCTAATGTGGCCTTTTTCCATCCATACTGCAATGCTGGGGGAGGCGGCGAGAGAGTGTTGTGGGTGGCTATTAAGGCTGTATTGGCCAG GTACCCAGACTCAAACATCCACATCTACACAGTAGAGACAGCAGAGCCGCAGACTATAATTGACAGAGCCCAGAACCAGTTCAACGTGAAGGTGGACAAGACAAAGATAAACTTCATTCGGCTCAGCATGCGACGAGCTATTGAGGCTAAGACGTACCCGTACTTCACGCTGTTGCTGCAGAGTTTGGGCTCCATGATTCTGGGTTTGGAAGCTTTTATGAAGTTGAATCCTG ACATATACATAGACACTACAGGCTTCGCGTTCACTTTCCCAATATTCCGCTACCTAGCGCAATGTCCGGTCGGATGCTATGTGCACTACCCCACCATCACAGGTGCAATGATGCGCCGCGTGAAGCATCGCATCGTCTCCTACAACAACAACAGTCTTATTGCCAGAAACCCGCTGTTCACGTGGATGAAACTGCTGTACTATAAGATATTCGGATGG TTGTATGGCGTGGTGGGTCGTTGCGCAGACGTGGTAATGGCGAACGGCACGTGGACGGAGGACCATCTCAACGAGCTGTGGTGCTGTCCGCTCAACACCTTCCGCGTCTACCCGCCTTGTGAG GTATCAGAGCTGAAACAGCTGCGGTCTCTAGTGAAAGAGTCGGACCCCATCCGCATACTGTCAGTTGCACAGTTCCGACCGGAGAAGGATCACCCGCTCATGTTGCAAGCCATGTATGAGCTCAGGAACTTGCTTGTTAAGAACGAAATGTTATGGAATAAG ATCAAACTAGTCCTAGTAGGGTCCTGCCGTAACGCGGAAGACGAGGAACGCGTACAAAACCTGAAGGACCTCGCTAAGCACCTGTCTCTAGAAGCCAGCGTGGAGTTTGTAGTGAATGCGCCGTATGCGAGGCTACTGCAGATGTACCAGACCTCATCGCTGGCCATACATGCCATGTGGAACGAGCATTTTGGCATCA GTGTGGTAGAATGCATGGCAGCAGGTCTGATCACGATCGCGCACCGCTCGGGCGGCCCGCTCTGCGACATCGTGGAGACTGCACAGGCCTCCCGCACCGGCTTCCTGGCCGCCGAGCCTGATGAGTACGCCAGGGCTATACTGGAAGTCATTGCACTGTCGAGTGACGAGAGGAAGAGGATTGTTGAAGCTGCTAG GGCATCAGTTGACCGTTTCTCAACAATGGAGTTCGAGAAATCTTTCCTCAGAGCGGCGGAACCTCTAATGAACTTAGAATAG